A genomic segment from Bacillus rossius redtenbacheri isolate Brsri chromosome 5, Brsri_v3, whole genome shotgun sequence encodes:
- the LOC134531969 gene encoding protein takeout-like: MKTCVALALWLAALATTARAESVKLPSYLKQCSRSDPDFNGCVLRNGIAAIPSLVHGEPKLKVPMLDPLKVEHVRLEQGDGPVGITLDLTDALVYGLKNTELKAANFDLKNKELSVDIAVKDTDLQIISKYGIKGKVLVLPINGEGDLNLTLKNFVGTYKTKYDLYKKDDGLEYIKLTDNEFNFDVSQVFFHFENLFNGDKALGDNMNVFLNENWQEVLKEIKPVVTEVVRSIISKILTQIAERVSYDNLFPN, from the exons CCTCGTACTTGAAGCAGTGCTCCAGGAGCGATCCCGACTTCAACGGCTGTGTGCTGAGGAATGGAATTGCTGCTATTCCGTCCCTTGTTCACG GCGAGCCGAAGCTGAAGGTGCCGATGCTGGACCCCCTGAAGGTGGAGCACGTCAGGCTGGAGCAAGGCGACGGGCCCGTGGGCATCACCCTGGACCTCACCGACGCCCTGGTCTACGGCCTCAAGAACACCGAGCTCAAGGCCGCCAA CTTCGACCTGAAGAATAAGGAGCTGTCTGTGGACATCGCGGTCAAGGACACCGATCTACAGATCATCTCCAAGTACGGCATCAAAGGGAAGGTGTTGGTGCTGCCCATCAACGGCGAAGGCGACCTGAACCTTACGTTGA agaaCTTTGTCGGGACTTACAAGACCAAGTATGATCTCTACAAGAAGGACGACGGATTGGAGTACATTAAGCTCACCGACAACGAATTCAACTTTGATGTCAGCCAGGTTTTTTTCCACTTCGAAAATTTGTTCAATGGCGACAAGGCTCTAG GCGACAACATGAACGTGTTCCTGAACGAGAACTGGCAGGAGGTGTTGAAAGAGATCAAGCCCGTGGTGACGGAGGTTGTGCGGTCCATCATCAGCAAGATCCTCACCCAGATCGCCGAGCGAGTGTCCTACGACAACTTGTTCCCCAATTGA